TTTCATATTTTGGGCTTATCGTTACTTGAGCCTCTTCAAACATCTGTGTTACAGTAGATCCTTCTTTTGGGGTTACAGTAGCTTTGGCCTCTTCTTTAATCACtgctatatatttattttcatcttttggGGTTAGCGTAGCTTTAGCTTCTTCAAATAACGGTGTAACTGTAGATCCTTCTTTTTGGGTAACAGTAGCTCTGGTCTCCTCTTTAATTATTGGTGTGACTTTAGTTTCCTTCGGGGTTAGTGATGCTGTAACGTCCTCTTCAAATATCGCCGTGACTGGAATTTCTTCATCTGGTTTGAGCGTAGCTTTACCCTCGTCTTCGAAAGTGGGTGGTATGGTAGTTCCTTCGATTAGATTTAGCATAGGTTTAGCCTCCGTTTCAAAAGTCGATGTTACTTCAGCTCCTTTGAGATTTGGGGTAACTTCATCTGTTTGATCGAAAACTGTAACAATGTCCGTTTCCCTGCCAACATTTCTGTTGGGTGAAAAATTCCGCCCAAAACTTCGGGATGCAATAACTTCTTCTTCAATGGCatctttttcaattttctgtTTGGTGGTTGAATTAAAAACACTGTGCCCTCGAGTCAGTGCAGGCACGACATCGGGTTCGAGTCCACTTGCCTCCTCATAGCTCAGGGTGGAGCTGTCAAAGACCCCTCCATTACCTGATGGCCGATATAGTGCTGTCATTGAGTCCGTAGGCACCTGGGAGGACATCTCGGgaactttggcggtgggcaagCTTACCCTAAAACGGGTAGACCTCGTCGGAAGCAGCTGCCTTTCATCGCTTTCCATGCTATCTTCAATTTCCAAGCTCGCGCTTCCCTCCTGCGTGGAAACAGACTCCCATAAGCGCGGAGGTTTCGAGCGATTATCCGATCCAAAACTGGGAGAGTACTTTGGCTCTGACGTTGTGGTCAGATCTGGGATTGTTGTCAAAGACACTGGAGTAGTGCGGCCGGTTGAGGCAGGAGGTGTCTGGTGCGTGGTGGACTCTGACTTGGAGATGAACTTGAAAACCTCAACTTCCTGGCGACTCTCTGGGAAAGAAAGATACATTTGAATGCTAACACATCAGCGGTATACCCTGAGGCGATTGAATTCATACCTTGAGAAGTATCCCCAGAACCACTCAGAGGGATCCATAATGAGGAGAGATCTGCAGTCATCTGCCTGCTTTCAGTCATTTGGACGAATGGTGCCGCAGGGTCTCCTTTCTCCATGGGGTCCAGAGTTACAGGGGGAGCTTCCACAATCTCCACTTGGGTCTTATTTTCGTACATCTCAGTGTGAATACTGTTTAAATCAAAACCCTGCAACGACATTACCTTCTCTAATGGCTGTTTGCTCTCTTTTGAGATGGTGTCTGTCAAGTTCTGGGCATGTGTGAGGTCAGACTCGTGGAGCCTCGTTGTGCTTTCTACTTTAGATAGCTGGTAAGTAAAGTTCTGGTATGAATCTGTGCTGTTATAAAAAGTGGACTGGAGTGAGACGTTTCGAGGGGAATCATGGATTTTCGTGTTTTGGATAGTACTATTTATCAGTCCTGTAGTATGTCCGAAGTCATCGTTTTCTTCTGTAGAGTAGGATGTTCTGTTAAAAGGTCTTAGGCGATTTAAAGCATCCGTGGTGCTCAAATGAGGCTCTGGTGTGTAAAACTTCGGCTGCTCCTCTACCGCATTTGCTTTGGTGGCAAAGCCCGAGAAAAGGGGGATGGTTTCCAAAACACTCTGAACCTCCCGTTCGATTTGTTCCGAATTTTGGCCAAGCGGCAGTTCTTTGTCGTCATTCATTAAGATGACAACATCTTCAAGAGTGCTAGGCTCCGGTGTGCTTGTGCTGTCCATGGTAGAGTCAGTTGGTGTAGTTTTGTTACCTGGAGGTGAgaagatgatgaagaaaaaaatcagattCAAGACAGATACGTTTAACAAATTCTGTATAATCAGTGGACTCTCACAGACTCAAAAACAATGCATTTTAGAACGACGTTCAACCTTTTATTTGTTTGGGTTTCTCTAGCTTGGGTTTCagattttagttttttggaCCGGAGGATGTTTTGGGTTGTTCCACCACTAAAATAGTCAGGTTTTGAGGGTCCACATTATACACAATACTGATTTTATCTTTTGGTCTACATACCTCTGAAACAATACACATCATAAAGGCTTGACGGCTCTGGGAAGACCGTTTGGTTGCGGAAGCGATACACGGTCTTCACACCAGCCTGGGGGCCTCCACAACGATCCCTGGGGGTCCTGATGGGGTAGCGGACGCTGCCGTCGGACAACCAGCCAGGGCTGCAGTTGTCCAGACCTTTGCTCCATGCCAGGTAAAGCTGCGCTGCAGAGGCCAGCTGAGCTCCTGCTGCACTGCAGTATGACTGGGCCCCCTCAAAGGACAACTGCTGTGGGACGGGGTCATGGAACACCTCCCctataaatgaaatgtttttattttgcgaAAATTGAGACTTGGAAAGGTATAGGGAGTGTACCGCGTACCACGCATTTGTTCAACATAGCAATACACGTCAAAATGATCCTGTGGATTCATCCTCCCGTAGTTTCTCACTCCTGGTTCTCCATCCATGTCGCCATAGCAAGCTTCGCGGGGCATTTGGATTGGATACCTGAGGAAGTGGTGTAAAAGTGGAAACAATAAGCAAAGTAATTCTAGGACAATTCTAGGGCTCGAATCTCGACTGCGGCATTCCTGTGTGGATTTGGCATGTTCTCCGTGTGCTTGCGCCGGTGCGGGTATtccggcttcttcccacattcaaaaaacatgcatgttaggttcattgaagactctaaatggtgcatagttgtgaatgtgaatggttgtttctctatATGTACCCTATGACCACTCCAGTctcttggccaaagtcagctgggatgggctccagctcaaccttgatcttaatgaggacaagcggtattgaagatggatggatggatggatggatggatgggtggatgagtGTCCGAACATACCTGACAGTCTCGTCTTCGAGCCAGCCTGCGTCACACTGCTCATAGCCGTCAAAATAAGCTGCCTGAAGCTGACTAGGAGTTGCGATTCGGGCCCCGACGGTCTTGCAAGCACTCTGGGCCTGCTGGAAGGTAAGTGCATATCGACCCATGGCATCCCTGTAATGGAATACGACACCTGGACACAAAACAGACATTGGTATTTATATTtaggaagtaaaagtaaaaagtcgccagaaaaaaaactgaagtacAGATAcgtgaaaaatctacttaagtatagtaactaaatatttgtttcttggttacttcccaccactggtttTTCATTACCTTTGACCTTGAGTTGGATGATGTCACTGGCATCCTCCAGGCCCTGCTGCACCTCACAACGATAGTGCCCCGAGTCGCTGGAACGTGTTTCCATTAGCCACATTGACAAATCCTCGGGCGAAGAGCGGTAGTTGAGCAAATCGGCACGGCCTTGGTATGCCTCGTTGACTTTCACCCTGCCGCCCCGCGCCACTAAGATTTGCTTCTCAGTACCGCCGGACAGCAGCGTCCACTTGACCCGCGGCAGCATGAGAGGTGATGAGGACGCCGAGCAGGGGATGATGACGGCTCGGCCTAGCAGGGCGTAAAGAGCACCCGAGTGGGAAATGTTCACCCAGAGAGGCGTCTGGACGTTGTCTGGAAAACCAAAATTAAGGCtgtgagcattattattattatgtttttttaataaaaatgctcATGGTCAATATTTACTCACCAAGTCCAGATGGCATCTGGGTGGGAAAGGACAGAGCGAGATGACAAAGTACACTGAGAAGGGCAACGATTCTGTGGAGACAAGGAGACAACGACATCCCTCAGTCAGACTAGGAAGAGGGCGTAATAAAGACACATTCTTTCTCCTTCACAGTTTCCACTTTCCAATTTCACACATGTCTAAACATAAAGACCCATTGCTTCAGGTAGCCACCACTAATCTCAACCCGAACTGATTTATCCAGAGGCCCTCTGTATCGGCTGCTACACAAACCACAAACAACCAGTAGTTACAGTACCTGTacatatggacaaaaatgcaaaagtcTAATATCATGCAGGAAAAAACATGAGGATAGTACAATGCTTTGTCACTGTGGAGGTAAACGTTTGTCTTTGGACCTTTAGAAACATATCTGAAAGTTTCTGGACCTGAAAAAACAGGTTCCCAATTTGTAGGCATCCAACATAATTCGCCTCAGGAGTCAAACCTAAAAAGATCAAGCACAGAATGACGATCGAGAAAGGGGTTAAAGTCAAGAAGATTTCTCCTCTTGGAACTGAGAACGGTGGATAGCTGAGAACATCCTCCCATGGAAAATTAGTGGATTGGCCGTTGAAAATTGGACCATCACTGAAAAccaaatactgaaataaacatTATGCTTGGAAGTTGCGTATCAAGAAAACTGCTGAAGTGTTGATTTATTGCACAGCCACTGCACTGGGCAGCTTTTTTGTTGTCAGTTCTGTCTGGTGAAAAGCAGTCCCACAAATGTGCATCTGCAAGGAACTCTGTACAGTTAAAATCATCTGAGACACTGCTTATGTGCCTTTGGAcgatgctgctgttttgtttagcaAAGGCAATTTGAGGAAATAATGCGCTGTGGCGCAAGAGGTCTGCAAAGTCAAAACAAGCTTGGACTGCagtgtgagggaaaaaaaatgtttggtttcCAAGCACAGGCTCCTTCTGACCGCAAGCCATGCAGCGTCCCCGGCCAGTGGCACCCTGCCACGACTCTTTCACCAGTCTGGCCCTGTTATTAACCCGTCCGGCAGCCGGAGGGGCCCGTATGCCGGCCGTGCCCTCGTACGACCTCCCCAGGCAAGCCGGTAATGCTCATTCATCATTGAAGAAGAGCAGcccactcacatacacaccagCCTAATTACACTTTACGATCCCTCATCTATACTCTGTTGTAATAGACTGCTGCGACTTTGTTTGCACTGGCCATCTTCTACATCCTGTAAAGTATGCTATTGAGAACAGCACAACCCCTATTGAGGAATCCCAAATAGGCAAAATAGCCTCCGATTCCTTCAATGTAAGAAGGATAGATAGAAGGAGAGATATACAAGtatagataatggatggatggatggatacacagaGAGACAGACATGGAATGAGTGATTCATTAAGTAATGATTGATCAATTGATTAGTCATTTCACACCGCACCGACTGAGCATTTGGTTGCTGAATCAATTGACTGATCTTTTGAAGTATTTATTAAGAATTGATTGACCATTTGGCACATTTTATCACTtgattaatcattcaaattgttGATGGAATGATCATTTGGTTTCTTGATTACACATTTAAATGATCAATCATTTAATGGatctaaaaagtctacacacccctgttctaatgccaggtttttgtgacataaaaaaaagtaaccaCAATAAATCCtttgaaaactttttccaccatttatGTGACCTAGAGATTAAACAACTGAGACAActtgcataagtgtgcacaccctgaCAAAGTAACTGGGGATTTTGCTATGTTCAGAATCAATCAATCGCAACttaaatgagagtcagcacacacctgtcgCTATTTAATGTGCCTAACTATATCCAAAATCAAGTTCAGaggttctagtaggcttttcctggcatTTTTTCCTTTCAAGCATAAGTCTGAATGTGTTATCCTAACACTTACTGGTACATTATTTGGAacagttcataattccttccaacCCGTCGAAGGTCCCTCGCAAAACGTAAGAAAATGTGCTATTGTCTGATGAAAAGAATCGATCAATCTCACTTTTAGTTGATCACTTTATTGGCCAACTGatatatttattgattgatgaATGGTTTAACTGATCACTCAATTGATCTTTCGAAATTACTGGTCATTCAAGTGATGCGTGCAATGTCCCAATCAGATCAGTGGAGAACAAGCAACGATGAAGTTGACTTTTCAACTGATTTGGCCCTCAAAGGCGCTCATTGAGGGATAAATAGTTGTTCTAGTGTGTATTTCCCGGCCAGCTGGGTGGGCCGTTAGCGCCCATCACTATTAGTATGCGGCGCAAGAAAAGGGAGAAAGAAAGCAACGGCAGCTGCATACCACTGTGcagtacaaaaagaaaaagaagctgAAAACGCCTCCGGATGGAAATAAAAGGAGCGACACTGGCACACTTGCTTGCTTCTCTTgcattctttttcttcttttgaaattacTGACAGTACAAGTCTCTTGCTTACAGGATCAGATTGTGGGGCCTTCATTGCATTACTTTCACTTTGGGGCACACACAGCTTGACACCAAAACAAAATGCTACTCAATGGTGTGGCCTTTAAAAGAGTGGAGCTGCCACATAatacataaatgaatgaaaatgatgaAACATGGATGCATTTTGCACAAGAAACAGTTCCTAAAGAGGGTGTGGCAACAAGttgatatttcttttttaaagtggaaattGTATATAAGTGAGAATCTCCTTATATTTATTTGGGTTTTCCTTTATTTCTATGGGCTTTAGGTATTAaacaatttttgaaaatataaaaataatcataataataaaataaatacagaaaaaatgATGGCAAATAAAAGGAAATATAAAGAGAAAATGGTAATCAGaatattattctttatttttcctttttttacatGGGTGacaatcaagtgtgaaataataataaaaactgaaatatactgtataaaaagataatcataaaaaattaagaaattagAAAATTATATTAGttcctattttgttttattttacatgggCTGCAGgtctgaaataaatgtaaatataataataataataataataatgataaacaaaataaaaatgacatgatTATTTCAAAGCAGTCAATTATAATaactaaaaaaaggaaaataaatgtattatagttaattactgtaatcctactgtatttgtaatacttttttttcgtatgctaaatgtaatttgtttttattgaaacacGTGTGATGCTGTCATGTTCAGGTGAACTCAGACAAACCACAACTCTGCTACCTTCACTTTTGCTTTCGCTTGACTGGCTAACACCTGACCACAGTCCAGTGGACCATCAACTGCCCCCCTCCACCCTTTTCTCTACCTTTCTACGTACCTACCCATTAAGCTGCCGAAAGGGGAAAAGAGCACTGTAAATCACAAGATCTGCACTTAAGACAGAAAAGAAGAAACACGCATGACTTCATGTACCTCCTACAGGGCAACATTGCACTTTGATCCAGGATACACTTTATATCAGGCTCACCCAAACCTTTTCGGTTCAAACACactcaataacaacaacaacaacaataaaaacatgaatttatTAAAcctccatttgtttttgtttttttgctgcaccAGAAATATTAACAGCTCAATgtgaacttttgtttttttttcatccttttgtattttattttgaccatTGGAAAATACCCTTTCCCTCTTTTTAGCCCCCTGTAGAAGAATTTTAAGTTAACATAGCTCAGGAAGAAGGGAAAAAGAGAAGGGAGAATTGTTGATGGgaggaagaaggaaggaaggacaaaaggaagggagggaggaaccAGGAAGCTCAGAAGGATGGAAGAAAACAAGGATGTATGAAAGGAAGCAAAGGACCtcagaaagaaggaaaaaaggataGAATGAAGGgaaagggaaggaaggaaggaatgaacgataaagaaatgaagaaatgacTGAAAGAAGGACGGAATggacaaaggaaggaaggaaggcagctAGGAAGGATGGAATGAAGGAAgagtagaaagaaaaaaagaatgtatgGAAGGACAAAAGAAAAGGAGCTccgaaggaaggaaagaagaggGTGAAAAAGAAGGGAGAAAGGAAGATTGAAGACAACAAGGATGTAtgaaaggaagaaaggaaagCACCTCAGAAGAAGGATGTAATGatggaaaaaagaagagaggaaggaagggaggaaggatggaaggaagcAAGGCTCTCACTCCCATTCCACCaggtcaacacacacaaaaacccatACCAGGCCTTGAAACCGGAACcacaaaccctaacccaggctcgAAAACCTTAACTTGAAATTTAAATCCTGAAACATGGCTAGAAACAcgattttgaaaccctaacactgtcttgaaaccttattttttccccctgagcATTTACGAGACTGAACtgggtttaataaatgtgataaaatgcaaaaaaaatgaaagtgtacaaatACTTGGGCAAAAgtaaaaagacagaaaaggcTCGATCCCAattgtttttctcatttaaagaaaatatattttctagactttaaaactttaaaactCAATTTGATCCGCAACACAGCAGAAGGGTTAATGTGAATTTGGAGCGTCTCTAGGAAGAACCCCACGGTGGCCCATTTTAGCTTCCGAGCCACAGTTTGAGAAGCTCtgctttaaaagaaaatgtcactCTATTTCCCGcatagaaatgaatggaaaatgatGCAGTTCTGCAAACCTCAGTGAGGGAcagcgggaggggggggggggggggggggggggacgacaaCTTTCCTAACCTTTGGAACACAATGAAAAGTAACCAGCTGCGtgcacaaatttaaaaatagaacTTCAGCATGAGCCTGCAAATATGTGCGCAAAGTCAGTATGGTacacttgtcatttaaaagcATGCACCATCTATGTtgcaataataatgacaatcaTCAAAAGCCTACCTGAGGGTTTGAAGCTCCATCGCGTCGCCGGTGTTAAGTCTCCGAGTCTCTCTGCTGCAGTGCGCTgtgagagggggggaaaaaaaaaaaaaaaagtgtgtgtagtGGGTGGTGGGGGATTTAGTTGCACCGCGCTGCAGGTCCTGCAAGGGAGCTGCGACCCGCTCGACGCGCACtggaagagaaagagagaaaagcagTTGAAAGTCAACAAACTGcaccctcttcttcttcttgcgcATGCTTGTCAAgcagggaaggagggagggaggatatCAAATGCATGATGCTGATGTCTTTGTAGTGGCCTTTTATTTGGGTTTTAACCTGCAGGGGGGAAACATATAAATGCAAAAATGCACTAAAGTGTgcactttgattttttttggggcccttaaaaaaaacttttaagtaGTAccctgtagaaaaaaaataaacccaaaagGCTTAACCAGTTCAAAAGTGTGTCAAAAAGTGTGTGTACGGTCACTATTTGCTTGCAGTACCTCGTTACGTCCAGGAGAGGGCGCTGTGGTGAAAAAAGCTTCAACGTGTGactcaactggaaaaaaaaagcgtgTTGTAACACCTACATACCCTGCGAGTGTGATGAAAAGTGAAGGTGTTGAAATCTTTTACTTGGGAAAGTGCAGCTGCTGAAACGCACACACATCCCCACAGGTGTGACTataagtgtgggtgttgaaaattTACACCGGGAAAGGTGTGGGTGTcaaaacacccacactttttttttttttcctgcccttCATGAGTGCAACAAAGTGTTGATGTTGAAACCTTTCATCAAGAAAAGTGTGGATGTTGAAATCCCCCACAGGTGCAACACCTCTGCCTCACTGCAAGGTAAATACCGAATACTTTGCCGGGAACTCACTCACAACACGCATTGCCACAATTGAAAAAGTATCGGTATGTTGGTGGGTGTTGCTgctttggttagcaacagagctcTTTTTGTATCTTTTGTGGCATGGTTAGCCTGCCGATAGCGTACTTGTGAGCTGTGCTGAATGGCGCTTTGTGGTGCGCACCTGAGGAATCTAACACCCGCACAACAGCACGGTCCCATCTAAGAGGCCAACGTCAAAGCTGACCTGGCGAAAAAGAAAAGGAcctgccgtgtgtgtgtgtgtgtgtgtgcgttctcGTTTGCTGCCAACTCCA
This window of the Phyllopteryx taeniolatus isolate TA_2022b chromosome 21, UOR_Ptae_1.2, whole genome shotgun sequence genome carries:
- the LOC133471234 gene encoding brevican core protein-like; translation: MELQTLRIVALLSVLCHLALSFPTQMPSGLDNVQTPLWVNISHSGALYALLGRAVIIPCSASSSPLMLPRVKWTLLSGGTEKQILVARGGRVKVNEAYQGRADLLNYRSSPEDLSMWLMETRSSDSGHYRCEVQQGLEDASDIIQLKVKGVVFHYRDAMGRYALTFQQAQSACKTVGARIATPSQLQAAYFDGYEQCDAGWLEDETVRYPIQMPREACYGDMDGEPGVRNYGRMNPQDHFDVYCYVEQMRGEVFHDPVPQQLSFEGAQSYCSAAGAQLASAAQLYLAWSKGLDNCSPGWLSDGSVRYPIRTPRDRCGGPQAGVKTVYRFRNQTVFPEPSSLYDVYCFRGNKTTPTDSTMDSTSTPEPSTLEDVVILMNDDKELPLGQNSEQIEREVQSVLETIPLFSGFATKANAVEEQPKFYTPEPHLSTTDALNRLRPFNRTSYSTEENDDFGHTTGLINSTIQNTKIHDSPRNVSLQSTFYNSTDSYQNFTYQLSKVESTTRLHESDLTHAQNLTDTISKESKQPLEKVMSLQGFDLNSIHTEMYENKTQVEIVEAPPVTLDPMEKGDPAAPFVQMTESRQMTADLSSLWIPLSGSGDTSQESRQEVEVFKFISKSESTTHQTPPASTGRTTPVSLTTIPDLTTTSEPKYSPSFGSDNRSKPPRLWESVSTQEGSASLEIEDSMESDERQLLPTRSTRFRVSLPTAKVPEMSSQVPTDSMTALYRPSGNGGVFDSSTLSYEEASGLEPDVVPALTRGHSVFNSTTKQKIEKDAIEEEVIASRSFGRNFSPNRNVGRETDIVTVFDQTDEVTPNLKGAEVTSTFETEAKPMLNLIEGTTIPPTFEDEGKATLKPDEEIPVTAIFEEDVTASLTPKETKVTPIIKEETRATVTQKEGSTVTPLFEEAKATLTPKDENKYIAVIKEEAKATVTPKEGSTVTQMFEEAQVTISPKYETKVIPIFKEDAKGTVSQKEGSTFTQMFEFEAKTTLNPEESTDVMPVFEEEAKDMVKLERVQQRLDEEATSTPNTDRDTITAAYHKEATEIFEDGSKIISIFRESVTPSFQEKVSTLFEAEAQESTTALNDSTSTGPAFEEEIIVLPFNSEEANWALLTTTTRPQESLKDLEISTESSSVDSTVRTTTWRSKHNRSPPTTAAPDVFHRTSEPWKSTTLKPDYERTQASTSHVSPNESVAAASGEVKVADACFNEPCHNGGTCMEREGRIQCLCLPTYGGDLCEQDLETCEPGWDKFHGFCYRHFGQRLSWEVAEQHCRMQGAHLASIVTPEEQAYIHNNYKEYQWTGLNDKTIENDFRWSDGNPLLYENWYRGQPDSYFLSGEDCVVMVWHDDGRWSDVPCNYHLAYTCKKGTSSCGPPPKVRNASTFGKPRQRYETDAVVRYHCTRGFQQRLNPLIRCQSGGSWERPQIQCIPESGGLNTDAEMTSSTDGNLAALQDGFETTEMPLYWDIKF